The genomic region TGCGTGGTTCCAGGGCGGCGTTGCGGGGCTGGCGACGCGGGATCGCGGTCCTGGGGACGCCGAGTTTGGTCAGCTCTGCAGGCTTCCAGCCGGCCTCGATGCACTCCAGGACCGCTTTTTCGATGCTGGCTTCACAGTCTTGGAGTTCGGCCTCCTTCTCGGCCTTGGCGTCGAGCAGCTCGCCGAGGCGTTGGACCGGTCCCAGGCGCGTCGACAAGAACTCGTTGGCGCGCTTGGTGAAGTCATTCTTCTTGGCCACCGGTGGAGGCTCCTTCCGTGATGTTTCCATTATTGGCGATACTTGGTCGTTATTCCCACGTCAACGCGGGTTTTCTTGAGGGTTGGATTTGCCGAGGTCGGCCGGGGTCGTCATAGGGCCGCCAGATGGGTTTCGGCCAGGTCGCGGACCTCGACGAGTGCGTCGCTGGATACCTCGGTCTCTTCTCGCTCACCGTTGTAGAGGTCGCGCAGGATGAGCACCGTGGTGTCTGGGGTCTCCCCGGGGCCAGGTTCTTCGTCCAGGATCGCCCAGTCGCCGGTCTCGGGGTGGCACAGGTAGTCGCCGACGTCGAGGTCGACGACTTCGACGCGGCGGATCTCGCCGTCAGGCTGGTCGTAGGCCGAGACGAGTTCCTGGGCCGATGCGGGGGTGACGGGGCGGGGACCGCCGGGAGCGGTACCGAAGATGGACTCGACGCCGCGGTCATGGAAGTCCAGCCACCCAGGTGGTGCGTAGTCGGCTGCGTGCGGATCGAACTGCGGGTAGTCGGCGGCCTTGAGCAGCGGCAGGCTCAGGTACTCGCCGAAGTCCTCGACGCCGTCGTTGGGATCCCAATCGGGCGGCATGACGATGCCCCGCTCGTAGAGCGAGGATGGCGGGCGCAGCTCGTCGAGGATCTGGCGCTCGTCGTCGTCGGCAGGATCTGAGGGGTCGGGGACGTAGAACGCTTGGACTTCGGTGGGCCATCCCGCGCTGTTGAGCGAGGTGCCGCGGCCGCGCACGCCGATGGGGACGGTGCGGCCGGCGTTGGCGTCGTTGTGGATCATCATCGCCGCCTGAGTGGAGAGCTTGCCCAGCGACAGGCGCTGGGTGAAGTTGTCCTTGGCTTCGCCCTTGAGGAAGTCGGCGTCGGCGCGCTGCAGGGCGGCCACACAGTGGAAGCGGCTGGTGCGGCCGAGGCGCAGCAGTGAGGAGAACTGCCGCAGTGTGGGGCAGTCTCGGGCGCCCTTCTTCTCCTTGTGGTTGGCGTAGAAGTTCTTGATCGCTTCCTGGAATTCGGTGTACTCGTCGAAGATGATCATGAACGGCTCTTTGCTGGCCAGTGCGCGGCGGTCGCGTTTGTACAGGTTGTAGCGGGCCTGCATCTCCTTGTAGATGGTGTTCACCAACGCGATTGCTTCATGCGGTTCGGTGAGCACTGCCACGACGTTCGGGTAGTTGCGGTAGCTGGTGAACTCGCCGCCCTTGAAGTCGATGATGAAGATGCGAACCCCGAGCCGGGCGGCCTGGACGATGGCGTTGTGGATCGTGGCGGTCTTACCTGTGCCGGTGGGTCCCATGAGCAGCATGTGTGGGTTGACCTTGAGGTTCCACTCGATGACGTTGCCTTCCTCGTCGACTGCAAGCGGGATGGCGG from Mycobacterium sp. MS1601 harbors:
- a CDS encoding FtsK/SpoIIIE domain-containing protein, whose translation is MAKTETQQQNPGLVAIIVVPVVLGALWFSGAATATSWALRHGYFSTRPVFGIPGAPGGAGPTALTITALLAIAIGIAAAVLVGVRMAAPVQHDPDDRRPVPPVAAPVLAATALTGGLLILVLIPFIPDLIAAAAGIIAAYALADLLTEKLRERRERARYLNEIEWALYPYLGYDELPRRRVVSITEWDEEVEGQPEKPKTLLLAYRGRREELKPELSRRLDDAVGSHYTLSYATTDQLITASLASVNTESPTVRGLREQISSTELFASGATVTDLQYSESGDIVRFTVHHQIGAKLSGTDRIRSIARKISDLLPGRWRATRCDHLAGTAVFEIRPELPTKVYPPVLPAVTTVEEACATYDHAAIPLAVDEEGNVIEWNLKVNPHMLLMGPTGTGKTATIHNAIVQAARLGVRIFIIDFKGGEFTSYRNYPNVVAVLTEPHEAIALVNTIYKEMQARYNLYKRDRRALASKEPFMIIFDEYTEFQEAIKNFYANHKEKKGARDCPTLRQFSSLLRLGRTSRFHCVAALQRADADFLKGEAKDNFTQRLSLGKLSTQAAMMIHNDANAGRTVPIGVRGRGTSLNSAGWPTEVQAFYVPDPSDPADDDERQILDELRPPSSLYERGIVMPPDWDPNDGVEDFGEYLSLPLLKAADYPQFDPHAADYAPPGWLDFHDRGVESIFGTAPGGPRPVTPASAQELVSAYDQPDGEIRRVEVVDLDVGDYLCHPETGDWAILDEEPGPGETPDTTVLILRDLYNGEREETEVSSDALVEVRDLAETHLAAL